A window of the Paenibacillus woosongensis genome harbors these coding sequences:
- a CDS encoding NADPH-dependent oxidoreductase, producing MNEVIQVIRQHRSIRKFKNIPLTGEQIEAIIDAAQMAPTSAHMQPFSIIGVTDQELLKKIAARSENPWIEECGYFFIFCADLHRMMLAAAPDQQEKMGANLNFSYFYQTAVLSSALALQNANLAAESMGLGAVIIGGITGALPELDQWLELPDFVIPLVGLAVGVPDEFPEQKPRLPRSAVFFENRYNHDLKAQVERYDREIEEYYGARTNNKQKASWSGKFIAMLDKDLPLGGYTEYVRSKGFDLK from the coding sequence ATGAATGAGGTTATCCAAGTCATCCGCCAGCATCGCTCCATCCGCAAGTTTAAAAATATTCCGTTGACTGGCGAGCAAATCGAGGCCATCATCGACGCAGCGCAAATGGCGCCAACCTCGGCGCATATGCAGCCGTTCTCGATCATCGGCGTCACAGATCAGGAGCTGCTAAAGAAGATCGCAGCCCGTTCGGAAAATCCGTGGATCGAGGAATGCGGCTACTTTTTTATCTTTTGCGCGGATCTTCATCGCATGATGCTGGCCGCCGCCCCGGACCAGCAGGAAAAAATGGGCGCCAACCTGAACTTCTCGTATTTTTATCAGACTGCTGTACTAAGCTCCGCGCTTGCCCTGCAAAACGCCAATTTGGCGGCCGAATCGATGGGGCTAGGCGCCGTGATCATCGGCGGGATTACCGGGGCTCTGCCGGAACTGGACCAATGGCTTGAACTGCCGGACTTCGTCATTCCTTTGGTTGGTCTTGCGGTAGGCGTCCCCGATGAATTCCCTGAGCAAAAGCCGCGGTTGCCCAGGTCCGCCGTGTTTTTTGAAAACCGGTACAATCACGATCTTAAAGCACAAGTCGAGCGGTATGACCGGGAAATTGAGGAATATTACGGCGCGCGAACGAACAACAAGCAGAAGGCCAGCTGGTCCGGGAAATTCATCGCTATGCTGGATAAGGATTTGCCATTGGGCGGATATACGGAATATGTGAGAAGCAAAGGATTTGATCTAAAATAG
- a CDS encoding MarR family transcriptional regulator translates to MPDINDDLLQLKNRIEKSIYRILISESDEDQDRLWLTERVADHRLKKLVSRLSISSLHVLDVIHAHDGIIGIDIAREMGLTKGAVSKITRKLLEQGLIRKAQLPDNLKEIYFFVTPLGAELAELHRLFHQEKDQKAMELLASFDAPSLEIVADFLEKLSSLK, encoded by the coding sequence ATGCCAGATATAAATGATGATTTGCTTCAGCTCAAAAATCGCATCGAAAAATCAATATACCGGATCCTCATCAGCGAAAGCGACGAGGATCAAGATCGGCTATGGCTGACGGAGCGCGTCGCCGACCATCGGCTGAAAAAGCTGGTGTCTCGCCTATCTATCTCCAGCCTGCACGTTTTGGATGTCATCCATGCGCATGACGGTATTATAGGGATCGATATCGCCCGCGAAATGGGCTTAACAAAAGGTGCCGTCTCCAAAATTACCCGCAAACTGCTGGAGCAGGGCCTGATTCGGAAAGCCCAGCTGCCGGACAACCTGAAGGAAATTTATTTCTTTGTGACTCCGCTTGGCGCCGAATTGGCCGAACTGCATCGGCTGTTTCACCAGGAGAAGGATCAGAAGGCAATGGAACTGCTGGCGAGCTTCGACGCGCCGTCTTTGGAAATTGTGGCAGACTTTCTGGAGAAGCTGTCCAGTCTGAAGTAG
- a CDS encoding uracil-DNA glycosylase — translation MAILKNDWTSELEQEFSKPYYLKLRRFLIDEYRTKTIFPDKYDIFNALHYTSLADTRVVILGQDPYHGPGQAHGLSFSVKEGVSTPPSLQNMFKELQDDLGCFIPNNGHLLTWTQQGVLLLNTVLTVRAHEANSHRNRGWESFTDKVIETVNRKSEPVVFLLWGSHAQKKAELITNPRHMIIRSPHPSPLSAHRGFFGSRPFSRTNAFLRKMGLQEIDWQIPNL, via the coding sequence ATGGCTATATTGAAGAACGACTGGACGTCAGAATTAGAGCAGGAGTTTTCGAAGCCATACTACTTGAAGCTGCGGCGATTTCTCATTGATGAATATCGAACGAAGACCATTTTTCCGGATAAATACGACATTTTTAACGCTCTGCACTATACATCGCTAGCTGACACTAGGGTGGTCATTTTGGGTCAGGATCCTTATCATGGACCGGGACAGGCTCATGGCTTAAGCTTCTCTGTTAAAGAGGGCGTAAGCACACCTCCATCCTTGCAGAATATGTTTAAAGAGCTGCAGGATGATTTGGGCTGCTTCATTCCGAATAACGGTCATCTGCTTACATGGACACAGCAAGGGGTATTGCTTCTAAATACTGTGCTCACGGTCAGAGCGCATGAAGCGAATTCTCATAGAAACAGGGGATGGGAGAGTTTCACGGATAAAGTCATTGAGACGGTGAACCGGAAAAGTGAGCCTGTCGTATTCCTGTTATGGGGAAGCCATGCCCAGAAGAAGGCAGAGCTTATTACGAACCCGCGGCATATGATCATTCGTTCGCCGCATCCGAGTCCGTTGTCTGCCCATAGAGGTTTTTTTGGCAGCAGGCCGTTTTCTCGTACTAACGCATTTCTGCGAAAGATGGGGCTTCAAGAAATAGATTGGCAAATCCCTAACCTGTAA